A section of the Phacochoerus africanus isolate WHEZ1 chromosome 4, ROS_Pafr_v1, whole genome shotgun sequence genome encodes:
- the RNH1 gene encoding ribonuclease inhibitor, translated as MNLDIHCEQLSDARWTELLPLLQQYEVVRLDDCGLTEEHCKDIGSALRANPSLTELCLRTNELGDAGVHLVLQGLRSPTCKIQKLSLQNCSLTEAGCGVLPSTLRSLPTLRELHLSDNPLGDAGLRLLCEGLLDPQCHLEKLQLEYCRLTAAGCEPLASVLRATRALKELTVSNNDIGEAGARVLGQGLADSACQLETLRLENCGLTPANCKDLCRIVASQASLSELDLGSNGLGDMGIAELCPGLLSPASRLKTLWLWECGITASGCRDLCRVLQAKETLKELSLAGNELGDEGARLLCESLLQPGCQLESLWVKSCSLTAACCQHFSLMLTQNKHLLELQLSSNKLGDSGIQELCQALSQPGTTLRVLCLGDCEVTNSGCSSLASLLLANRSLRELDLSNNCVGDPGVLQLLGSLEQPGCALEQLVLYDTYWTEEVEDRLQALEGSRPGLRVIS; from the exons ATGAATCTTGACATCCACTGCGAGCAGCTGAGCGACGCCCGGTGGACAGAGCTTCTGCCGCTGCTCCAGCAGTATGAGGTGGTCAG GCTCGACGACTGCGGCCTCACGGAGGAGCACTGCAAGGACATCGGTTCCGCCCTCCGGGCCAACCCCTCCCTGACCGAGCTCTGCCTCCGCACCAACGAGCTGGGCGATGCTGGCGTGCACCTGGTGCTGCAGGGCCTGCGGAGCCCCACCTGCAAGATCCAGAAGCTCAG CCTGCAGAACTGCTCCCTGACCGAGGCAGGCTGCGGGGTCCTGCCCAGCACACTGCGCTCCCTGCCCACGCTGCGGGAGCTGCACCTCAGCGACAACCCACTGGGGGACGCCGGCCTGCGGCTGCTCTGTGAGGGGCTCCTGGACCCCCAGTGCCACCTGGAGAAGCTGCA GCTGGAGTACTGCCGCCTGACGGCCGCCGGCTGCGAGCCCCTGGCCTCGGTGCTCAGGGCCACGCGGGCCTTGAAGGAGCTCACGGTGAGCAACAACGACATCGGCGAGGCCGGCGCCCGGGTGCTGGGCCAGGGTCTGGCAGACTCTGCCTGCCAGCTGGAGACGCTCAG GCTGGAGAACTGTGGTCTCACGCCAGCCAACTGCAAAGACCTGTGCAGAATCGTGGCCTCCCAGGCCTCGCTGAGTGAGCTCGACCTGGGCAGCAACGGACTGGGCGACATGGGCATAGCCGAGCTGTGCCCCGGGCTCTTGAGCCCCGCCTCCCGCCTCAAGACCCTGTG gcTCTGGGAGTGTGGCATCACCGCCAGTGGCTGCAGAGACCTCTGCCGTGTCCTCCAGGCCAAGGAGACCCTGAAGGAGCTCAGTCTGGCGGGCAACGAGCTGGGCGACGAGGGCGCCCGGCTGCTGTGCGAGAGCCTGCTGCAGCCCGGCTGCCAGCTGGAGTCCCTGTG GGTGAAGTCCTGCAGCCTCACGGCGGCCTGCTGCCAGCACTTCAGCTTGATGCTGACCCAGAACAAGCATCTCCTGGAACTTCAGTTGAGCAGCAACAAGCTGGGTGACTCTGGCATCCAGGagctgtgccaggccctgagccagCCAGGCACCACACTGCGGGTGCTCTG TCTTGGGGACTGTGAGGTGACCAACAGCGGCTGCAGCAGCCTCGCCTCGCTCCTGCTGGCCAACCGCAGCCTGCGAGAGCTGGACCTGAGCAACAACTGCGTGGGCGACCCGGGCGTCCTGCAGCTGCTGGGGAGCCTGGAGCAGCCGGGCTGCGCCCTGGAGCAGCTGGT CCTGTACGACACCTACTGGACGGAGGAGGTGGAGGACCGCCTGCAGGCCCTGGAGGGGAGCAGGCCCGGCCTGAGGGTCATCTCCTGA